The following coding sequences are from one Motacilla alba alba isolate MOTALB_02 chromosome 4, Motacilla_alba_V1.0_pri, whole genome shotgun sequence window:
- the HAUS3 gene encoding HAUS augmin-like complex subunit 3, translating to MSCGKDFVETLKKIGYPKADELNGEDFDWMFESSEDKSFLEWFCGNITGQHVVSEEELRDFDNLLQCGKGVLEGNALDEVLKTLEPVGSTNTSQEEDREEVKKLEDELQTLQKLKNLQIHRHNKLQLLVTTNSHLLQTFQSREEEARKDWKEGLEVFTAANNKLDNELQSLIAAVKEFASFFTASDSEQGSDAHPVFFSQIPLGRYLSVEEQSTAALTSHLKKLFYEGMSKCPENSHEGSFQLEDLIKQVPFDEANEVREERQEIARLQAAYICGQNQLIQLQAEEEGLNSAIKCAESLLQSLDKDIGQQENIDAKIASLSAEISAIKQDIAQINNEELLPLLKKKAELFTAPVVKEYLDHQIARQDCYAAIQDKIGRHLIRQKTSFELIQLACEMEMKKHQEFSCQLENLVESLKQSTDELQQRLQVIAERTEQAKPRSTISSEDGLACRLYQLLEGGSKKQQLFKTYKSLEQMAQKLKQDCAAVEDQLAASAQEQSLLLSNLEGDVAALRGALYCGANQIQLRSPELTELFHQLEVDLGELNHLLKDLVADLKSKRSFLESNRLLQMERDLYVHFFRDEEQLKEMVEKLEQQSQAKASGLEDENFTTSAVLNV from the exons ATGAGCTGTGGAAAGGATTTTGTGgaaactcttaaaaaaattgGATATCCAAAGGCTGATGAGCTCAATGGAGAAGATTTTGACTGGATGTTTGAGTCTTCAGAAGACAAATCATTTTTGGAGTGGTTTTGTGGAAACATAACTGGGCAGCATGTGGTGTCTGAAGAAGAACTGCGGGATTTTGATAATCTTCTCCAGTGTGGTAAGGGTGTTTTGGAAGGAAATGCACTGGATGAAGTCCTTAAAACCTTGGAGCCTGTGGGTTCAACAAACACTAGCCAAGAGGAGGACAGGGAAGAAGTGAAGAAATTAGAGGATGAACTTCAAACTCTTCAGAAGTTAAAAAACCTTCAAATTCATCGGCATAATAAGCTTCAACTGTTGGTTACTACAAACAGCCACTTGTTGCAGACATTccaaagcagagaggaagaagcaCGGAAGGATTGGAAAGAAGGATTGGAAGTGTTTACTGCAGCAAATAATAAGCTTGACAATGAACTGCAGTCTCTTATAGCTGCAGTGAAGGAATTTGCCTCTTTCTTCACTGCTTCAGATTCAGAACAAGGGTCAGATGCACATCcagtgtttttttcccaaattccttTGGGCAGATATTTGTCTGTGGAAGAACAAAGCACTGCAGCGCTTACATCACActtaaaaaagctgttttatgaAGGTATGTCTAAATGCCCTGAAAATTCACATGAAGGCAGCTTTCAACTCGAAGATTTAATCAAGCAAGTCCCTTTTGATGAGGCTAATGAAGTTCGTGAAGAGAGGCAAGAGATAGCCAGGCTCCAGGCAGCTTATATTTGTGGTCAGAACCAGCTAATTCAGCTGCAGGCTGAAGAGGAGGGCTTGAATTCGGCTATCAAGTGTGCAGAGAGCCTGCTGCAGTCCTTGGACAAG GATATTGGACAACAGGAAAACATTGATGCTAAAATAGCTAGCTTAAGTGCTGAAATTTCAGCAATTAAACAAGATATAGCtcaaataaataatgaagagCTGCTTCCCCTTCTTAAGAAGAAAGCAGAACTTTTTACTGCACCAGTGGTGAAAGAATACTTAGATCACCAAATCGCTCGGCAGGACTGTTATGCTGCAATTCAAGATAAAATAGGCAGGCATTTGATAAGACAGAAAACATCATTTGAACTTATTCAGCTGGCCTGTGAAATGGAGATGAAGAAACACCAGGAGTTCAGCTGCCAGCTTGAGAACTTGGTAGAATCTCTGAAACAAAGCACTGATGAGTTACAGCAGAGACTACAGGTGATAGCTGAACGAACTGAGCAGGCAAAGCCCAGGAGCACTATTAGTTCAGAGGATGGTTTAGCTTGCAG GCTGTATCAGCTCCTGGAAGGAGGAAGTAAAAAACAACAGTTGTTTAAAACATACAAAAGCCTGGAGCAGATGGCTCAGAAGTTAAAGCAGGACTGTGCTGCGGTAGAAGATCAGCTGGCAGCATCTGCTCAAGAGCAGTCTCTCCTTTTGTCCAACCTGGAGGGGGATGTGGCTGCCCTTCGTGGTGCTCTCTACTGTGGAGCAAATCAGATACAGCTCCGGAGTCCG gAACTTACTGAGCTGTTTCACCAACTGGAAGTGGATTTAGGTGAACTAAATCATCTCCTTAAGGATCTGGTTGCTGATCTGAAGTCAAAGAGAAGCTTTTTAGAGTCCAATAGGCTGCTTCAGATGGAAAGAGACTTGTATGTGCATTTTTTCAGAGATGAAGAGCAGTTGAAAGAGATGGTGGAGAAGCTTGAGCAGCAGTCTCAGGCTAAAGCCAGTGGTCTGGAAGATGAGAATTTCACAACCAGTGCAGTTCTTAATGTCTAA